The Ignavibacteriales bacterium genomic sequence AAAAGTTTCTACATTAATTCTTTCTGTTGATGGAAATCAAGTTGCACAAACAATTTCAAATAGTATAACATACAATTTTATACACTCTAGCTTTTCGGCTGGCCCCCACATAATAAAAGCTGTAGGAATTGACACCGCTGGTTTAGTGGATTCCACTTCATTTATATTGTTTTCCAATCCTGCATATACTAACGCTCCATTACCGGCGGGATTAAGACATGGCATTAATTATACGAGTGCAACAACTTTAACATTAGCACTATTTGCACCATATAAAGATTTTATTTATCTGATTGGTGATTTTAACAATTGGAGACCCGAAACCAATTATTTTTTGAATCGTGATTCTGTAAATGATGATAGTGTTGTTTGGTGGATTGAAATTAATTCACTCAGCCCGGGTACAGAATATGCGTATCAATATTGGGTAGATGGGGAGATAGTTATAGCAGATCCGTATAGTGAAAAAATACTTGATCCCCAGAATGATCAGTATATTCCCTCAACAACCTATCCAAACCTTAAACCTTATCCCACGGGTAAAACGGTTGGACCTGTTGGTATCATTCAAACAGCTCAATCTGAATATCAGTGGCAAGCAACAAACTACCAGCGGCCCGCAAAAGAAAAATTAGTCATTTATGAACTGCTGGTTAGGGATTTTTCTACTCAGCAAAATTATCAATTTTTAATTGATACTTTATCTTATCTAAAATCCCTTGGAGTAAATGCGATTGAATTAATGCCGATTATGGAATTCTCAGGAAATTTAAGCTGGGGATACAATCCCAATTATCACACTGCTGTTGATAAATATTATGGAACTGCAAATAAGCTTAAAGAGTTTATAGATCTTTGTCATCAAAATGGAATGGCTGTTATACTTGATATGGTTTTAAATCAAGCTGATTATATTTCGCCTCTTGTAGCTATGTGGTGGGATAAAACAAACAGCAGACCAGCTGCAAATAGCCCTTATTTTAATACAGTGGCAACCCATCCGTTCAGTGTTTTCAATGATTTTAATCATGAGAGCACTGCTACTAAATATTTTGTTGATCGCGTAAATGAGTATTGGTTAACAAAATTTAAATTTGATGGTTTCCGTTTCGATCTTTCAAAAGGGTTTACACAATTAAACAGCGGAGGAAATGTTGGGCTTTGGGGGCAATATGATCAATCAAGAATTAACATTCTTAAACGAATGGCTGATAAAATTTGGGAACTTGATTCAACTGCTTATGTTATTTTAGAACACTTTGCCGATAATAGCGAAGAAACAGTTCTCTCAAATTATGGAATGATGTTATGGGGAAATCTTAATCACGATTATAATGAAGCTACTATGGGATATGCTTCAAACTTCTCCGGAATCTCTTATAAAAATCGTGGATGGACAAATCCCAATTTAGTTGGATATATGGAAAGCCACGATGAAGAAAGAATGATGTATAAGAATTTAACTTACGGAAATTCCTCAGGCACATATAATATTAAAAATTTAAATGTTGCTTTAAATAGAATGAAACTAGCAGGAGCATTTTTCTTTACAATTCCAGGTCCAAAATTAATGTGGCAATTTGGCGAGCTTGGGTATGATGTTAATATTGATTTTAACGGGCGAACAGGAGAGAAACCTGTTAGGTGGAATTATCTTGATGATGATAGAAGAACTAATTTATATAAAGTGTACCAGGCTTTAATTAATCTTAAAAAAAATTATGATGTTTTCAGCACATCTACATTTAGTCTTGATGTTAGTTCTTACAGATGAAGAAGATTAATTTATATCATTCTTCTATGGATGTTTTTATTGTCGGTAATTTTGGAGTTACAGAGCTTTCAACAAATCAAAATTTTACTCGCTCGGGTTGGTGGTATGATTATTTTAGCGGTGATAGTATAAATGTAACAAATCTATCAGAAAGTATAACATTAGCAGCAGGTGATTTTAAAATCTACACAACAGCAAAACTGCCAACACCCGAAGCTGGAATTCTTTTGGATGTTGAACAGATTGATGAGCAGATTCCTGTTGAGTATTCTTTACAACAGAATTATCCAAATCCATTTAATCCAAGTACTGTTATAAGATATAGTCTGGTTTCACCTTCGCTTGTATCATTAAAAATATTCGATGTACTTGGCAGAGAAGTTAGGAATTTAGTTAATCAAGAACAGGTAAATGGTGTTTATGAGGTTAGCTGGAATGGCGATGATGAACTCGGCAACAAAGTTAGTACAGGAGTATATTTCTATCGCATTGATGCAGGAGATTTTGTTCAAACAAAAAAAATGATGCTGTTGAAGTAATTAACAATGTACAATGTATAATTTATAATTAAGGCACAAGCAATTGTGCCTTTTTTTATATAATGACTAAGTGAAATAAAAATCTTATAATTGATTAAGACATTTTCATCGAATACTATGAAACGCATAAAAATCTTCGGCAGAGAAATAATTGATGAGAAATCAATAGCTCAAATCGAAAGATGCACATCTGAAAATGATATTGGCGTGCTTACTTCGGATGCTCATTATGGTTATGGCCATCCAATAGGTGGAGTTGTTGCATATAAAAATAAAATTTCTCTTTCGGGAGTTGGGTTTGATATTGCATGCGGCAACAAAGCTGTAAGAACTGATATAAAAGCAGATGAAATAGAGCTTCCCAAAATCATGAATGAAATCTATAACCAAATATCATTTGGGATTGGAAGAAAAAATAATCAACCTGTTAAACACGAAGTACTAGAGAAAATATCTTCAGCCAACTTTAAACCTCAAAGAAAACTTATCAGTCTTGCCAAAGAACAATTAGGTACCGTAGGTAGCGGCAATCATTTTGTGGATCTATTTAAAGATGATGATGGATATTTATGGATTGGTGTACATTTTGGTTCACGTGGATTTGGACACAGAACAACAATGGGATTTATTGCGTTATCACAAAATTTATCCTTTGAAGATAGAGCTAAAGAAGGATCGATGGATTCACCACCGATTTTGTTTGATATAAAGTCGGAGCTAGGACAAGCATATTTAGAAGCAATGAACCTTGCTGGCCAATACGCTTACGCTGGAAGAGACGAAGTTGTAAAATTGGTGTTAGAGATTCTTGGAAATCCAAATGAAACTTTTGAAGTACATAATCATCATAATTTTGCCTGGCGAGAAAACCATTTTGGAGAAGATTACTGGGTTGTTCGTAAAGGCTGCACTCCAGCATTTCCCAATCAATTAGGCTTTATTGGTGCTAATATGATGAATGATTCGGTTATCATTGAAGGATTAGATTCTGAATTATCAAAAGAAGCATTGTACTCAACAGTTCATGGTGCTGGCAGAACAATGTCCCGCAATGAAGCAGCAGGAAAAAAGAAATGGATTAAAGATAGAGATGGAATTAAAAAACCAGTGACAATTGGAAAAGGTAAGGTAAATTTTGAAAAAGTTAAAACGAATCTAATGCAAAAAGGAATTGAGTTGCGTGGCTCAGGAGCTGATGAAGCGCCGGAATGTTATAAAAATCTTGAAGAAGTTTTAAGGTATATGGGAGACACAATTAAAGTGCTTTACAATCTCCATCCAATAGGGGTAGCAATGGCTGGTTCTGA encodes the following:
- a CDS encoding RtcB family protein, whose amino-acid sequence is MKRIKIFGREIIDEKSIAQIERCTSENDIGVLTSDAHYGYGHPIGGVVAYKNKISLSGVGFDIACGNKAVRTDIKADEIELPKIMNEIYNQISFGIGRKNNQPVKHEVLEKISSANFKPQRKLISLAKEQLGTVGSGNHFVDLFKDDDGYLWIGVHFGSRGFGHRTTMGFIALSQNLSFEDRAKEGSMDSPPILFDIKSELGQAYLEAMNLAGQYAYAGRDEVVKLVLEILGNPNETFEVHNHHNFAWRENHFGEDYWVVRKGCTPAFPNQLGFIGANMMNDSVIIEGLDSELSKEALYSTVHGAGRTMSRNEAAGKKKWIKDRDGIKKPVTIGKGKVNFEKVKTNLMQKGIELRGSGADEAPECYKNLEEVLRYMGDTIKVLYNLHPIGVAMAGSDIYDPYKD
- a CDS encoding T9SS type A sorting domain-containing protein — encoded protein: MKKINLYHSSMDVFIVGNFGVTELSTNQNFTRSGWWYDYFSGDSINVTNLSESITLAAGDFKIYTTAKLPTPEAGILLDVEQIDEQIPVEYSLQQNYPNPFNPSTVIRYSLVSPSLVSLKIFDVLGREVRNLVNQEQVNGVYEVSWNGDDELGNKVSTGVYFYRIDAGDFVQTKKMMLLK